A single region of the Coprobacter tertius genome encodes:
- a CDS encoding DMT family transporter, which translates to MKNKKTEANVDMIISKTFSGLNMNALKYLLPLWMSPLSGVAIRCTFAAVAFWIIACFTKPEKSTLKEKGLLFLLGATGIYGFMFFYLVGLSKTTPVSSSIFTTLQPIWVFIIAVLFFREKITVMKVVGILIGLGGALLCISTQKSDDLASDALTGNMLCLTSSVIYAVYLVLSNRLLKSVGMYTLLKYTFTGAAFSSIIVTLFTGFNAPVLSFPLHWFPFLVLLFVLIFPTVISYLLIPVGLKYLSTTVVAIYGYLILIVATIASLAIGQDRFSWAQMSAILMICAGVYFVEIAEKKDNKPSFSEKE; encoded by the coding sequence GTGAAAAATAAAAAGACAGAAGCTAATGTCGATATGATTATATCGAAAACTTTCAGTGGGTTGAATATGAACGCATTAAAATACCTTTTACCTTTGTGGATGTCTCCTTTATCAGGTGTTGCAATACGTTGCACATTTGCTGCTGTTGCTTTTTGGATTATCGCCTGTTTTACCAAGCCTGAGAAATCTACTCTAAAGGAAAAGGGGTTACTTTTTTTATTGGGGGCAACAGGTATTTATGGCTTTATGTTTTTTTATTTGGTAGGGTTGAGTAAAACGACACCGGTATCCAGTTCTATTTTTACGACATTACAACCGATATGGGTGTTTATTATCGCTGTATTATTTTTTAGAGAAAAAATAACGGTAATGAAAGTCGTCGGTATTTTGATCGGGCTGGGAGGTGCTCTTTTATGTATTTCAACTCAAAAAAGCGACGATTTGGCATCTGATGCCTTAACAGGAAATATGTTATGTCTTACGAGTTCGGTGATTTATGCCGTTTATCTTGTTTTGAGCAACAGGTTACTGAAATCGGTCGGTATGTATACTTTATTAAAATATACTTTTACAGGAGCCGCTTTTTCGAGTATTATCGTTACGTTATTTACCGGTTTTAATGCCCCTGTGCTCTCGTTTCCGTTACATTGGTTCCCATTTTTAGTATTGCTGTTCGTCCTTATTTTTCCTACGGTTATTAGTTATCTTCTTATCCCGGTGGGGTTAAAATATCTGAGTACGACTGTTGTCGCTATTTATGGATATCTCATTTTGATTGTGGCTACGATAGCTTCGTTAGCGATCGGGCAGGATCGCTTCAGTTGGGCTCAAATGTCGGCAATACTAATGATTTGCGCAGGAGTATATTTTGTGGAAATTGCAGAGAAAAAAGACAATAAGCCTTCATTTTCAGAGAAAGAATGA
- a CDS encoding glutamate decarboxylase: MKDLNFRKGDAKTDVFGSDEMLQPAPVDKIPDGPTTPQIAYQMVKDETFAQTQPRLNLATFVTTYMDDYATKLMNEAININYIDETEYPRIAVMNGKCINIVANLWNTPEQEKWKSGALAIGSSEACMLGGVAAWLRWRKRRKEAGKPYDKPNFVISTGFQVVWEKFAQLWQIEMRQVPLTLDKTTLDPEEALKMCDENTICIVPIQGVTWTGLNDDVEALDKAVDAYNAKTGNEVCIHVDAATGGFILPFLNPEVKWDFRLKWVLSISTSGHKFGLVYPGLGWVVWKDKKYLPDEMSFSVNYLGANITQVGLNFSRPAAQILGQYYQFIRLGFEGYKAIQYNSMEITKYLHEQIGKMTPFVNYSNEVVNPLFIWYMKPEYDKNAKWTLYDLQDKLKQSGWMVPAYTLPENIQNYVVMRIVVRQGFSRDMADMLLNDINNAIADLEKLEYPTPTRISINKQEEIKGSVFTHTGSGKKVK; the protein is encoded by the coding sequence ATGAAAGATTTAAATTTTAGAAAAGGAGATGCGAAAACCGATGTTTTCGGTTCTGATGAAATGTTACAACCAGCGCCCGTCGACAAAATTCCCGACGGTCCTACCACACCGCAGATCGCATATCAAATGGTAAAAGACGAAACTTTCGCCCAAACTCAGCCACGCCTCAACCTGGCTACATTCGTAACTACCTACATGGATGATTATGCCACTAAATTAATGAACGAAGCGATCAATATCAACTATATCGATGAAACGGAATATCCACGTATTGCTGTAATGAATGGTAAATGTATCAACATCGTCGCCAATTTATGGAATACACCCGAACAGGAAAAATGGAAAAGCGGTGCTTTGGCCATCGGTTCGTCAGAAGCATGTATGTTGGGAGGTGTCGCCGCTTGGTTACGCTGGCGTAAAAGAAGAAAAGAAGCCGGAAAACCCTACGATAAACCCAACTTTGTCATTTCCACGGGATTTCAGGTAGTATGGGAAAAATTTGCACAATTGTGGCAAATCGAAATGCGTCAGGTTCCCTTAACCCTCGACAAAACCACGCTCGATCCTGAAGAAGCCCTTAAAATGTGCGACGAAAATACCATTTGTATCGTTCCCATTCAGGGTGTAACCTGGACCGGACTAAATGATGATGTGGAAGCACTCGACAAAGCCGTAGACGCTTATAACGCAAAAACCGGAAACGAAGTATGTATTCATGTAGATGCCGCAACCGGTGGCTTTATATTGCCATTCCTGAATCCCGAAGTTAAATGGGATTTCCGTTTGAAATGGGTATTATCTATCAGTACTTCAGGTCATAAATTCGGTCTCGTTTACCCGGGTCTCGGATGGGTAGTATGGAAAGATAAAAAATATTTACCCGACGAAATGTCTTTCAGCGTAAATTACCTGGGAGCCAATATTACTCAAGTCGGGCTGAACTTCTCGAGACCCGCCGCTCAAATACTCGGACAGTATTATCAATTTATTCGTCTCGGCTTTGAAGGATATAAAGCCATACAATATAACAGTATGGAAATTACAAAATACCTCCACGAACAAATCGGTAAAATGACTCCGTTCGTAAATTATAGCAACGAAGTTGTAAACCCGTTGTTTATATGGTATATGAAACCGGAATACGATAAAAATGCCAAATGGACATTGTACGATCTGCAGGATAAGTTGAAACAGAGTGGTTGGATGGTTCCGGCCTATACCTTACCCGAAAATATTCAGAATTACGTCGTAATGCGTATCGTCGTACGACAAGGATTCAGCCGCGATATGGCAGATATGTTACTAAACGATATCAATAACGCTATCGCCGATCTCGAAAAACTCGAATACCCCACGCCAACCCGTATTTCTATCAATAAACAGGAAGAAATAAAAGGCTCGGTATTTACTCATACCGGTTCGGGAAAAAAAGTAAAATAA
- a CDS encoding MFS transporter, giving the protein MKINTGRGTIPLITLAGIWSISALNALPGLAVSPILGQLSVIFPHSSELSIQLLSSLPSLMIIPFILLSGKLTEKVNNIRLLQIGLAIFTVSGILYLLSVKMWQLVAVSALLGVGSGLIVPLSTGLISRYFIGKYRVKQFGYSSAITNITLVLATTATGYLAEVNWHLPFLVYLLPIISIILSFYLNIDDLPKPKDADVGDNVEPAYNTSYGKKGIQVKYLIQLMLFYGLATYLVIIVSFNLPFLMEEYHFTSGNSGIMISLFFLAIMAPGLILNNILDRLKSLTLFGSLVSIALGLLLIWISHAEWTIGLGCILTGLGYGVIQPVVYAKTTRIAVERKVTLALAFVMTMNYLAILACPFIIDMFKSMLHVHTQQFAFVFNLVISLIVAVFAYLKRNSFIYDDQLQ; this is encoded by the coding sequence ATGAAAATAAACACGGGCCGCGGAACGATCCCGCTTATAACATTGGCAGGAATATGGTCGATATCGGCCTTAAATGCATTGCCGGGATTAGCTGTGTCTCCTATTCTCGGCCAATTGTCGGTAATTTTTCCTCATTCTTCCGAATTGAGTATACAATTGCTCTCTTCTTTACCTTCGCTGATGATTATCCCTTTTATCTTACTATCGGGAAAACTTACCGAAAAAGTAAATAACATTCGTTTATTGCAAATCGGATTAGCGATTTTTACAGTTAGCGGTATTCTTTATTTGCTATCTGTAAAAATGTGGCAGTTGGTAGCTGTCAGTGCATTGCTGGGAGTAGGGTCAGGCCTTATCGTTCCGTTATCTACCGGTTTGATATCGAGATATTTTATCGGGAAATACCGGGTAAAACAGTTTGGTTACAGTTCGGCAATAACCAATATCACTCTCGTACTCGCTACAACTGCAACAGGTTATCTTGCCGAGGTAAATTGGCATCTTCCTTTTTTAGTGTATCTTTTACCTATAATTTCTATTATACTATCGTTTTATTTGAATATAGATGATTTGCCTAAGCCCAAAGATGCCGATGTAGGAGATAATGTAGAACCTGCTTATAATACGTCTTATGGGAAAAAGGGAATACAGGTGAAATATCTGATACAACTGATGTTATTTTACGGTTTGGCGACTTATTTGGTCATTATTGTAAGCTTCAATCTTCCATTCTTAATGGAAGAATACCATTTTACCAGTGGAAATTCGGGAATTATGATATCTCTCTTTTTTCTTGCCATTATGGCTCCTGGATTAATATTGAATAATATACTCGATCGTTTAAAAAGTCTGACTCTTTTCGGTAGCCTTGTTTCGATCGCTTTGGGATTATTATTGATTTGGATTTCACACGCCGAGTGGACGATTGGGCTGGGATGTATACTCACTGGGCTTGGTTATGGAGTAATACAGCCTGTCGTGTATGCCAAAACGACCCGTATTGCCGTGGAGAGGAAAGTGACTCTTGCCCTTGCTTTTGTTATGACGATGAATTATCTGGCGATACTTGCATGCCCGTTTATTATCGATATGTTTAAAAGTATGTTGCATGTACATACGCAACAATTTGCCTTTGTTTTTAATTTGGTTATTTCATTGATCGTAGCTGTATTCGCTTATTTAAAAAGAAATTCTTTTATCTATGACGATCAGTTACAATAA
- the glsA gene encoding glutaminase A: MNKKISVSQIQEAAQEAYELYKNNTDGKNADYIPYLANINKNLFGISICLLNGKMIQFGDYDYKFGIESVSKVHTAILVLRQYGAHKLLEMIGADATGLPFNSIFAILLENDHPSTPLVNAGAIVACSMVQPQGNSDEKWNAIVSNITDLSGSAPQLIDELYKSESDTNFNNRSIAWLLKNYNRIYDDPTMSLDLYTRQCSLGITAGQLSVCGATIANNGNNPITKEQIFDAELSPKITSLIATVGFYEHTGDWLYTSGIPAKTGVGGGIMGVLPGLFGISAFAPPIDSAGNSVKAQLAIKHIMNKLGLNVFESGTVTITD; this comes from the coding sequence ATGAATAAAAAAATATCTGTTTCCCAGATACAGGAAGCTGCCCAAGAAGCTTACGAGCTCTATAAAAATAATACCGACGGTAAAAATGCAGACTATATCCCTTATTTGGCTAACATCAACAAAAATCTCTTTGGCATCAGTATCTGCCTGCTTAACGGAAAAATGATACAATTCGGAGATTACGACTACAAATTCGGGATAGAGTCGGTATCGAAAGTGCATACCGCCATTCTCGTACTTCGCCAATACGGTGCGCATAAACTGCTTGAAATGATCGGAGCAGATGCAACCGGGCTACCTTTTAATTCAATATTCGCCATTCTGCTCGAAAACGACCATCCCTCTACCCCGCTGGTAAACGCCGGTGCTATTGTAGCTTGTAGCATGGTACAACCACAAGGCAACTCTGATGAAAAGTGGAATGCTATCGTCTCAAATATTACGGATCTTTCAGGCAGTGCGCCTCAACTAATCGACGAACTTTACAAATCGGAATCGGATACGAATTTCAATAACCGTTCTATCGCGTGGTTATTGAAAAATTATAATCGTATTTACGACGATCCTACGATGTCTCTCGACCTCTATACCCGCCAATGTTCTCTGGGTATAACGGCCGGGCAACTTTCGGTATGCGGCGCTACGATCGCCAATAACGGAAATAACCCCATAACGAAGGAACAAATTTTCGATGCCGAACTTTCTCCCAAGATCACTTCACTTATCGCGACTGTAGGTTTCTACGAACATACCGGTGACTGGCTATATACTTCAGGTATTCCGGCAAAGACCGGAGTCGGCGGTGGTATCATGGGGGTACTTCCCGGTTTATTCGGCATTTCGGCTTTTGCGCCTCCCATAGACAGTGCAGGAAATTCGGTAAAAGCTCAATTAGCGATAAAACACATCATGAATAAATTGGGACTGAATGTTTTCGAATCGGGAACTGTCACTATAACCGACTAA